In Gemmatimonadaceae bacterium, one DNA window encodes the following:
- the ileS gene encoding isoleucine--tRNA ligase gives MTATEPTMRYRPIPADLGADALEREVMDRWTRDGVFEAAQAQRADAPSWVFFEGPPTANGRPGIHHVFSRTLKDLFCRHRAMKGFHVPRKAGWDTHGLPVEIEVEKSLGISGKQDIERVGVAEFNRLCRESVWKYKGDWEQLSARMGYWLDYDDPYVTYHNAYVESVWWALKTLHTKGLLYQGHKILPYCARCGTALSSHELAQGYQDVEDPSVYVAMDLEGERGTLNGEGRTGAVRRRIIVWTTTPWTLVSNVALAVHPELTYLELRKKNVSDWTIILAEGRAAGVLGADYRDRWETVNTLKGSDLVGWRYKRPLEWVEYPEEGANQVIVGEEFVSADDGSGVVHMAPAFGADDYAAGQRHGLAFVNPVDARGQFPATMPVVGGKFVKDADPVIVEQMERDGTLWKAQRFVHSYPHCWRCGTPLLYYARGSWFVRTTAFKDRMMARNAAVNWNPAEIGSGRFGAWLENNIDWAISRDRYWGTPLPVWVNDADPTEVQVIGSFAELAEQVGRALPEDFDPHKPHVDQYSWPAPSGTGTMRRVNEVIDTWFDSGSMPFAQWGYPQQPGSAEQVKRYYPADFIAEGVDQTRGWFYSLLAIATGLGDALPNNHVRDEAAPVAEPDGTRAAPYRAVVVNDLVLDAQGQKMSKSRGNTVDPHAVMQRHGADAVRLFLMAGSQVWVPRRFDEAVIRETAGRFLVTLRNVYSGIFAQYANFGWSPSDRDPAVADRPVLDRWVLEEVAVVEASVDAALEQFDATSAARILMEFVTEGVANWYVRLSRARFYDVASDDNRAAFATLHAVLVRVSRLLAPFSPFISDWMHHELTGTSVHLADFGSTPSTKSDAELAEQTALRSAMSAARTLATLGRSARESAGIKVRQPLGTLTCVAPDVAAAWHGVIAPIVAAELNVKTVSFADSAADWVRLEGKPNFPVLGKILGGAMKAAKPVVEALSQEDLRRIEQGDAVTVDVPGHGAIALDAARVTITAKAASSLVLQQGDGLSVALDPTVTPELRAEGMAREVVSRVQRLRKESGLAVSDRIRLAVVAPQEVQDALTPHAAWIGAEVLAVSVAVVGAAPAGVWEAQAEVDLDGPAVRVALSKEA, from the coding sequence GTGACCGCCACGGAGCCCACGATGCGCTACCGCCCCATCCCTGCCGATCTCGGCGCGGACGCGTTGGAGCGCGAGGTAATGGATCGCTGGACGCGTGACGGCGTGTTCGAGGCCGCGCAGGCCCAACGCGCCGATGCGCCGTCGTGGGTGTTCTTCGAGGGTCCGCCGACGGCGAACGGTCGGCCGGGCATCCACCACGTATTCTCGCGCACGCTCAAGGACCTCTTCTGCCGCCATCGCGCGATGAAGGGATTCCACGTGCCGAGGAAGGCAGGCTGGGACACGCACGGCCTGCCGGTCGAGATCGAGGTCGAGAAGTCGCTGGGAATCAGCGGCAAGCAGGACATCGAACGCGTGGGTGTGGCGGAGTTCAACCGGCTCTGCCGCGAGAGCGTGTGGAAGTACAAGGGTGACTGGGAGCAGCTCAGCGCCCGCATGGGCTACTGGCTCGACTACGACGATCCCTACGTCACCTACCACAATGCGTACGTGGAGAGCGTGTGGTGGGCGCTGAAGACGCTGCACACGAAGGGACTGCTCTACCAGGGGCACAAGATCCTGCCGTACTGCGCGCGCTGTGGCACGGCGCTGAGCTCGCACGAGCTCGCGCAGGGCTATCAGGATGTGGAGGATCCGTCGGTCTATGTGGCGATGGACCTGGAGGGTGAACGGGGAACGCTGAACGGTGAAGGGAGAACCGGCGCCGTGCGGCGGCGAATCATTGTGTGGACGACGACGCCGTGGACGCTGGTGTCGAACGTAGCGTTGGCCGTGCATCCGGAGCTGACCTACCTCGAGTTGCGCAAGAAGAACGTCAGCGACTGGACCATCATTCTCGCCGAGGGGCGCGCCGCGGGCGTGCTCGGCGCGGATTACCGTGACCGCTGGGAGACGGTGAACACCCTCAAGGGTTCGGACCTCGTCGGCTGGCGCTACAAGCGTCCGCTGGAGTGGGTCGAGTATCCCGAGGAGGGCGCGAACCAAGTCATCGTCGGCGAGGAGTTTGTCTCGGCGGACGATGGCTCGGGCGTGGTGCACATGGCGCCGGCCTTCGGCGCGGACGACTACGCGGCGGGGCAGCGGCACGGCCTGGCCTTCGTGAATCCGGTGGATGCGCGCGGACAGTTCCCGGCGACGATGCCGGTGGTCGGTGGCAAGTTCGTGAAGGATGCCGATCCGGTGATCGTCGAACAGATGGAGCGCGACGGCACGCTGTGGAAGGCGCAGCGTTTCGTGCACTCGTATCCGCACTGCTGGCGTTGCGGCACGCCGTTGCTCTACTACGCGCGCGGCAGCTGGTTCGTGCGCACGACGGCGTTCAAGGACCGCATGATGGCGCGCAATGCGGCGGTGAACTGGAATCCCGCGGAGATCGGGTCCGGGCGCTTCGGGGCGTGGCTGGAGAACAACATCGACTGGGCGATCTCGCGCGACCGCTATTGGGGCACGCCGCTGCCGGTGTGGGTGAACGACGCGGACCCGACGGAAGTGCAGGTGATTGGCTCGTTCGCCGAGTTGGCGGAGCAGGTGGGTCGTGCGTTGCCCGAGGACTTCGACCCGCACAAGCCGCACGTCGACCAGTACAGCTGGCCGGCGCCGAGCGGCACGGGCACGATGCGCCGCGTGAACGAGGTGATCGACACCTGGTTTGACTCGGGCTCGATGCCGTTCGCGCAGTGGGGCTACCCGCAGCAGCCGGGCAGTGCGGAGCAGGTGAAGCGCTACTATCCCGCGGATTTCATTGCTGAGGGCGTGGACCAGACGCGTGGCTGGTTCTACTCGCTGCTGGCGATCGCAACGGGTCTGGGCGACGCGTTGCCGAACAACCACGTGCGCGACGAAGCGGCTCCGGTCGCCGAGCCCGATGGGACGCGTGCGGCGCCGTATCGGGCGGTCGTCGTCAACGACCTGGTGCTCGACGCGCAGGGGCAGAAGATGTCGAAGTCGCGCGGCAACACGGTGGATCCGCACGCGGTGATGCAGCGGCACGGCGCCGACGCCGTGCGGTTGTTCCTGATGGCGGGTTCGCAGGTCTGGGTGCCGCGACGGTTCGACGAGGCGGTGATCCGCGAGACCGCGGGGCGTTTCCTCGTGACCTTGCGCAACGTGTACAGCGGCATCTTTGCGCAGTACGCGAACTTCGGCTGGAGCCCGAGTGATCGCGATCCGGCGGTCGCGGACCGTCCCGTGCTCGACCGCTGGGTGCTCGAGGAAGTCGCGGTGGTCGAGGCGAGCGTCGATGCGGCGCTCGAGCAGTTCGACGCCACCTCGGCGGCGCGCATCCTGATGGAGTTCGTCACCGAGGGCGTGGCGAACTGGTACGTGCGCCTGAGCCGCGCGCGCTTCTACGATGTGGCGTCGGACGACAATCGGGCTGCGTTTGCCACGCTGCATGCTGTGCTCGTGCGCGTGTCGCGCCTGCTGGCGCCCTTCTCGCCGTTCATCTCGGATTGGATGCATCACGAGCTCACCGGAACGTCGGTGCACCTCGCCGACTTCGGCTCGACGCCGTCGACCAAATCAGACGCTGAGTTGGCGGAACAGACTGCGCTGCGCAGCGCCATGTCCGCGGCGCGCACACTCGCCACGCTGGGCCGTTCGGCGCGCGAGTCCGCCGGCATCAAGGTGCGGCAGCCCTTGGGCACGCTGACCTGTGTGGCGCCCGACGTCGCCGCCGCGTGGCATGGCGTGATTGCGCCAATCGTCGCCGCCGAGCTCAACGTGAAGACGGTGAGCTTCGCCGACTCCGCGGCCGACTGGGTGCGCCTCGAGGGCAAGCCGAACTTCCCGGTCTTGGGCAAGATCCTCGGGGGTGCGATGAAGGCGGCCAAGCCGGTCGTCGAGGCGCTGTCGCAGGAGGACCTGCGCCGCATCGAGCAGGGTGATGCCGTGACGGTGGACGTGCCGGGCCACGGGGCGATCGCCCTCGATGCCGCGCGCGTGACCATCACGGCCAAGGCCGCGTCGTCGTTGGTTCTGCAGCAGGGCGACGGCCTCAGTGTCGCACTGGACCCGACGGTGACGCCGGAGCTGCGCGCGGAGGGTATGGCGCGCGAGGTGGTCAGCCGCGTGCAGCGGCTGCGGAAGGAATCGGGGCTGGCGGTGAGCGATCGGATCCGGCTCGCCGTGGTGGCCCCGCAGGAGGTGCAGGACGCGCTCACGCCGCACGCGGCGTGGATCGGCGCGGAAGTGCTTGCGGTCTCGGTTGCCGTGGTCGGCGCCGCGCCCGCGGGTGTGTGGGAAGCGCAGGCCGAGGTGGACCTCGACGGTCCGGCCGTGCGCGTGGCCCTTTCCAAGGAAGCCTGA
- a CDS encoding TraR/DksA C4-type zinc finger protein, with translation MADKTPGSEKKFKPFPKKQIAYFEKRLLEERRRVLKELGHYDETFGNTPQGADGDLSAYSFHMADQGTDAMEREKAFLFASKEGRFLWHVDQALRRLYRTPEEFGKCHNCGGEVGFDRLDALPHARYCIDCKQREEDGKK, from the coding sequence ATGGCGGACAAGACCCCCGGTTCCGAGAAGAAGTTCAAGCCCTTCCCCAAGAAGCAGATCGCGTATTTCGAGAAGCGACTGCTCGAGGAGCGGCGGCGCGTGCTGAAGGAACTCGGGCATTACGACGAAACCTTCGGCAATACGCCCCAGGGCGCCGATGGCGATCTCTCGGCCTACTCATTCCATATGGCCGACCAGGGCACGGACGCGATGGAGCGCGAGAAGGCCTTCCTCTTCGCCTCCAAGGAAGGGCGCTTCCTGTGGCACGTGGACCAGGCGTTGCGCCGCCTGTATCGCACGCCTGAGGAGTTCGGGAAGTGCCACAACTGCGGTGGCGAGGTGGGCTTCGACCGCCTCGACGCGCTGCCGCACGCGCGATACTGCATCGACTGCAAGCAGCGTGAGGAAGATGGGAAGAAGTGA
- the lspA gene encoding signal peptidase II has product MGRSDPGGLAPAPVLGMVGAIVLADAFTKFVAVDRLAPAHVPHSVFGEWFQWTLAYNRGAAFGLHLGPWSRWIFIALTIVALWVLWSLYRSSAPTARARVLALASIAGGAIGNLVDRLRSGRGVVDFIDIGVGSWRWPTFNVADIAVSVGALTLAVVLWREDVEAAQAEAAAGAASLDDGTTAGRHEPTPSR; this is encoded by the coding sequence ATGGGAAGAAGTGATCCGGGCGGGCTCGCGCCGGCTCCCGTGCTCGGGATGGTCGGCGCGATCGTGCTCGCCGATGCCTTCACGAAGTTCGTGGCGGTCGATCGGCTAGCGCCGGCGCACGTCCCGCACTCGGTGTTTGGCGAGTGGTTTCAGTGGACGCTGGCCTACAATCGCGGCGCCGCGTTCGGCCTGCACCTGGGTCCGTGGTCGCGCTGGATCTTCATTGCGCTCACGATCGTCGCGCTCTGGGTGTTGTGGTCGCTGTACCGCAGCAGCGCGCCGACGGCTCGCGCCCGCGTGTTGGCGTTGGCGAGCATTGCGGGCGGCGCGATCGGTAATCTGGTGGATCGCCTGCGCTCGGGACGCGGCGTGGTGGACTTCATCGACATCGGCGTCGGGTCCTGGCGTTGGCCGACATTCAACGTGGCGGACATCGCGGTGAGCGTCGGGGCGCTGACCCTCGCCGTCGTGTTGTGGCGTGAGGACGTTGAGGCCGCCCAGGCCGAGGCCGCCGCTGGCGCTGCGAGTCTCGACGACGGCACCACGGCCGGCAGGCACGAGCCGACGCCGAGTCGCTGA